The Deltaproteobacteria bacterium genomic sequence GGAATCAAGCCCAAGATGCGTGAAGTTGGGGGATATATCGCTAGGCTACCAGACCGCTACAGCATTGAGGTTGAGGGGCACACAGATGATGTCCCGATTAGAACACCGCGCTATCCCGATAACTGGGAATTGTCGGCAGCCCGAGCAACTGCCGTGGTGCGCTATCTCTCGACGATCGGTGTTAAGGGTGAAAAAATGAAGGCTATAGGCCTTGCCGACACCCGGCCCAAACGGCCGAACAAGACGCCTGATGGCAGTGCACTGCCACTGAACCGAGCTCAAAACCGTAGAGTAACAATTCAAATACTCCAGTATTGAGATCAACTCCCTCTGCCTGTATCTCACGGGTCGGAGGTTTTTATCATGGCAGAATTCATCTTTTCATTGAGTGATGTGGGCAAGGTTACGCCGCGTGGACGCACGGTATTGTCTAAAATCAATTTGTCCTTCTTTCCTGGCGCGAAGATTGGCGTCTTGGGATTGAACGGCTCAGGCAAGAGTACGCTGCTACGTATTATCGCCGGTGTGGATAAAGAACACCTTGGTGAGATGATCCCGGCGAAAGAGATTCGAATCGGCTACCTCGAACAGGAGCCCGTGCTCGATCCTGAAAAAACTGTTCGCGAAAATATCGACGAGGGCGTCGCTCCCATCCGAAGCCTCCTCTTAGAATTCGATGCCGTGAACCAAAAGTTTGCGGAAGAGATGACGGCGGATGAAATGGACGCGCTTCTTCAAAAACAAGCCGACCTTCAAGACAAAATTGAGGCAGCCGGTGCCTGGGAACTCGATCACGAGATCGATGTTGCCATGGATGCGCTTCGTGTTCCCGAGGGTGACTCACCGGTCACCAACCTTAGCGGTGGCGAAAGACGGCGTGTGGCGCTTTGCCGCTTGGTTCTTTCTAAGCCCGACATGATTTTGTTGGATGAGCCAACGAACCACCTCGACACCGAAAGCGTTGCCTGGTTAGAGCATTACCTTCGTGAATATCCTGGCACCGTTATCGCGGTAACTCACGACCGGTATTTTCTCGACAATGTCGCTGAGTGGATTCTAGAACTCGATGCAGGCAAGGGGATTCCATACAAGGGGAATTACACGGGCTGGCTTGAACAGAAGCAAGAGCGGATGGAGCTAGAAGGCCGCCGTGAGCAAGGCCGCCAAAAGGCGCTTGCACGTGAACTCGATTGGGTTCGGTCGTCTCAAAAAGCAAGGCAGGCGAAAGGTAAGGCACGTCTGAAGCAATATGAGAGCCTTTTAGAGGAGGCACCCAAGGAACGACTTCAAGCGGGCACCATTTATATCCCTCCGGGTGAGCGATTGGGCTCCAGTGTCATTAAGGCAGAGAACATCTCGAAGTCTTACGATGGAAGAATTCTTTTCCAGGACCTTAATTTCGATATTCCCCCGGGTGCGACCATTGGAGTGATTGGCGCCAACGGCGTCGGTAAGTCGACTCTCTTTAGAATCATCACCGGTCAAGAAGAACCCGACTCGGGCACCGTCACCCGTGGTGAAACCGTTCAGCTTTCATACGTCGATCAAAGCCGCGATTCTCTCGATGGTGAGCGTACCGTTTGGCAAGAAATCTCCAATGAGGCTGAAGTGGTTGAGCTGGGACGGCGTGAGGTGTCTTCACGTGCCTATTGCAGCTGGTTCAACTTCAAGGGCGAGAATCAGCAGATGAAGGTTGGTGAGCTTTCAGGTGGTGAGCGCAACCGTGTGCACATGGCCAAGCTCATGAAGGCCGGCGGCAACGTATTACTCCTGGATGAGCCGACAAACGATTTGGATGTCGATACATTGCGGGCCCTCGAAGAAGCCCTCTCTGAATTTGGCGGCTGCACTGTTATTATTAGCCACGACCGATGGTTCCTG encodes the following:
- the ettA gene encoding energy-dependent translational throttle protein EttA, with translation MAEFIFSLSDVGKVTPRGRTVLSKINLSFFPGAKIGVLGLNGSGKSTLLRIIAGVDKEHLGEMIPAKEIRIGYLEQEPVLDPEKTVRENIDEGVAPIRSLLLEFDAVNQKFAEEMTADEMDALLQKQADLQDKIEAAGAWELDHEIDVAMDALRVPEGDSPVTNLSGGERRRVALCRLVLSKPDMILLDEPTNHLDTESVAWLEHYLREYPGTVIAVTHDRYFLDNVAEWILELDAGKGIPYKGNYTGWLEQKQERMELEGRREQGRQKALARELDWVRSSQKARQAKGKARLKQYESLLEEAPKERLQAGTIYIPPGERLGSSVIKAENISKSYDGRILFQDLNFDIPPGATIGVIGANGVGKSTLFRIITGQEEPDSGTVTRGETVQLSYVDQSRDSLDGERTVWQEISNEAEVVELGRREVSSRAYCSWFNFKGENQQMKVGELSGGERNRVHMAKLMKAGGNVLLLDEPTNDLDVDTLRALEEALSEFGGCTVIISHDRWFLDRLATHILAFEGDSHVEWFEGNYAEYEADRKRR